A single genomic interval of Halocatena salina harbors:
- the pglX gene encoding BREX-5 system adenine-specific DNA-methyltransferase PglX has protein sequence MQGNSPQQRKAQLDKEEREHLEDIVTEMRERVEANVRYQLEEYDLEDEPAEDASLRDEQEDLVEAIELEIVDGDEWADGYEQYITGVGYTIVNRLAALRCMEVRGFIDDEVTAFREDGLTPAADRLVTEEFMLEEEAVLEAYRNVCDDLTEEIEILFDRSTVYSLVDPDDDTFEELCGMLDDVPDAVWRADDVLGWVYEYYNRPVVEALDAKNTLEPEDVGPANQFYTPHWVVRMLTDNSLGKLYLESTGNESTVPAPEDLSPEERKERLVTPEDAPDIPSLCTYLIPDNENQEAPSFDHPSELRVIDPACGSGHFLLYAFDVLERIWWTETDLDRGEIPAKILEHNLYGVDIDLRSCQLSAFNLYLKARTRAEQEGNDRFEIPTVGIVCADARVAEVETAVDVLDEITGEGTDVREALEEIIEEFQTTEALGSLLDVQSVLAEEFVKDQTDVMEWSGEGPHTLNGFLKRLRTAVEKRTSDSFGEQNLRSLLHLLVVLTQDYDVALMNPPYGMRGRMPEDVKSYVEQQYQHYPDYYINFFEVCERLSKEHGRVGMLIPWSFMFRKVFESFRVDFVGEDRRFDFLAEFGYDILDNATVGTVGTVVRVGTAGNGKGTFIRLHDVPKADKESRLLNAAFVNAYDGDVQRRFTRDTSEFSMVPGASISYWVPKDLRELYKAETVLDADNADLPTREGIGVVKQGLATGNDDRFFRYFWEVECCENNFAPISKGGEDAWLLPRISKAVHWEENGKEVRRYPGSYPRNTNLYFTEGVSFNSRKRSGRNFGYMHRQSVFSHVGTAIFPDKMDAWPLIAYLNSRLVTYLKFAQTFERKWEVSTVARLPVIDAVFDHEEELANAAKEQVANVVSKRSVEFTSPHFSGCLIAQMIGYELTRSSNHPHRTILDDVPWTSPPQVDSDTTFEEMSKLANQHLLEIDEDLERVAQETDNILFNYVGITDEQRENILREVGLRTIDDPLDNKKKDNLQTIPSEEQAIETEHLLKDFLLQLSMDLLSEDSDGIIPVSDITEKDNLLSRIEGEFERLFGEHADDRLAEVDQLLGTEPPAEEAYPNLRTWLEDDLFEYHISTFDRTPILWQLTTEQLVSDPEGEGFVCLVDYHQLDANVFDQLQNRYLEPRKAYLREQRSAANRRRSDDSLSTTEQAAAVTEYERCESGLEQISAFEDRMAELAQTTPRAWSEANQELAAATAKRVMEFRERTATRLETLEQLADLDDVDMGELFSPTFYETVQENREEWLDALNDLETAFEAYAKDGSEPVEAHLYDLFEYYHDLVGSSHYASNGILFMTYYFDKFDDAGQTQIGDGGVSERQRLLSELANDLGDYQALADEIAGACEEIAADISSDWSDRALSEITTAGYQPNQKHGVAINITPLAEKNIVPVIVEDKML, from the coding sequence ATGCAAGGGAATTCTCCGCAGCAACGAAAGGCCCAACTCGATAAGGAAGAGCGCGAGCATCTCGAGGATATCGTCACCGAAATGCGCGAGCGCGTGGAGGCGAACGTCCGCTATCAGCTCGAAGAATACGATCTCGAAGATGAGCCTGCCGAGGACGCGTCCCTGCGTGACGAGCAGGAAGACCTCGTCGAAGCGATCGAACTCGAAATTGTCGATGGGGACGAGTGGGCGGATGGATACGAGCAGTACATTACGGGCGTTGGCTACACGATCGTCAATCGGTTGGCTGCGCTGCGGTGTATGGAAGTTCGTGGCTTCATTGACGACGAGGTCACGGCCTTCCGCGAGGACGGGCTTACGCCAGCAGCCGACCGGCTGGTTACAGAGGAGTTTATGCTTGAGGAAGAGGCCGTCCTCGAAGCCTACCGAAACGTGTGCGACGACCTCACCGAGGAGATCGAGATTCTCTTCGATCGTTCGACTGTCTACAGCCTGGTTGACCCCGATGACGACACGTTCGAGGAACTCTGCGGGATGCTAGATGATGTGCCGGATGCGGTCTGGCGGGCTGACGACGTGCTGGGCTGGGTCTATGAATACTATAACCGCCCCGTGGTTGAGGCACTTGACGCGAAGAACACTCTTGAACCTGAGGATGTGGGTCCGGCGAACCAGTTCTACACGCCCCATTGGGTTGTTCGAATGCTCACTGATAATAGTCTCGGCAAGCTCTATCTCGAATCAACCGGAAACGAATCGACTGTCCCTGCCCCCGAGGACCTTTCACCGGAAGAACGAAAAGAACGCCTCGTTACCCCAGAGGATGCGCCAGACATTCCTAGTCTCTGTACGTATCTCATTCCCGATAACGAGAATCAGGAGGCTCCGTCGTTCGACCATCCCTCGGAGCTTCGTGTGATCGATCCAGCGTGTGGGAGCGGCCACTTTTTACTTTACGCCTTCGATGTCCTCGAACGCATCTGGTGGACCGAAACCGATCTCGATCGTGGTGAGATTCCGGCGAAGATCCTTGAACACAACCTCTACGGCGTCGACATTGATCTGCGATCCTGTCAACTATCTGCATTCAATCTCTATCTGAAGGCCCGAACCCGCGCCGAACAGGAGGGTAACGACAGGTTCGAGATACCTACCGTCGGCATCGTCTGCGCTGACGCTCGGGTTGCCGAGGTTGAGACGGCCGTCGATGTGCTTGACGAGATTACGGGAGAGGGAACCGACGTTCGGGAGGCGCTTGAGGAGATCATTGAGGAGTTCCAGACGACGGAAGCACTCGGGAGCCTGCTTGACGTGCAGAGTGTGTTGGCCGAGGAGTTCGTGAAGGACCAGACAGACGTCATGGAGTGGAGTGGGGAAGGTCCACACACGCTGAACGGATTTCTAAAACGGCTCAGGACGGCCGTCGAGAAACGAACGTCAGACTCGTTCGGCGAACAGAATTTGCGGAGCTTACTGCATCTACTGGTGGTGTTGACACAGGACTACGACGTGGCGCTGATGAATCCGCCGTATGGGATGCGTGGGCGGATGCCCGAGGATGTGAAAAGCTATGTCGAACAACAGTACCAACACTATCCCGACTATTATATCAACTTTTTCGAGGTCTGTGAGCGTCTCTCGAAAGAACATGGTCGTGTCGGGATGCTTATCCCGTGGTCGTTCATGTTCCGGAAGGTCTTCGAAAGCTTCCGAGTTGATTTTGTCGGCGAAGATCGACGTTTCGACTTTCTCGCTGAGTTCGGTTATGATATCCTTGACAACGCGACTGTCGGAACAGTGGGAACAGTCGTCCGGGTTGGCACTGCTGGGAATGGCAAGGGGACTTTTATTCGTCTGCATGATGTTCCGAAAGCGGATAAGGAAAGTAGACTCCTTAACGCTGCTTTCGTTAATGCGTATGACGGGGACGTACAGCGGCGGTTCACGCGTGACACGTCTGAGTTCTCCATGGTCCCTGGAGCCTCCATCTCTTATTGGGTACCGAAGGATCTCAGAGAACTCTATAAGGCTGAGACAGTCTTGGATGCAGATAATGCAGACTTACCTACAAGAGAGGGGATAGGTGTTGTCAAGCAAGGATTGGCGACAGGTAACGATGACCGTTTCTTCCGTTATTTCTGGGAGGTAGAATGCTGCGAAAATAACTTTGCACCTATCTCAAAAGGGGGAGAAGATGCCTGGCTACTTCCGAGAATAAGCAAAGCGGTACACTGGGAAGAGAATGGGAAAGAGGTCCGTAGATACCCTGGCTCCTATCCCCGGAATACGAATCTTTACTTCACGGAAGGCGTATCATTTAATAGCAGGAAGCGTAGTGGACGGAATTTCGGTTACATGCATCGACAGTCGGTTTTCTCTCATGTTGGGACTGCAATTTTCCCAGATAAGATGGATGCTTGGCCACTTATCGCATACCTCAATAGTCGGCTCGTTACGTACCTCAAATTTGCTCAAACGTTCGAGCGAAAGTGGGAGGTGAGTACAGTCGCACGGCTACCCGTAATTGATGCCGTTTTTGATCATGAAGAGGAATTAGCAAATGCAGCCAAAGAACAGGTAGCCAATGTGGTTTCTAAGCGAAGCGTTGAGTTTACTTCCCCCCATTTCTCAGGCTGTCTGATCGCTCAAATGATTGGATATGAACTAACAAGGTCTTCTAATCATCCTCATCGAACCATATTGGATGATGTTCCATGGACATCTCCACCCCAGGTCGACTCTGATACGACGTTCGAAGAAATGAGCAAGTTAGCGAATCAACATCTCTTAGAGATCGACGAGGACCTTGAACGAGTTGCACAGGAAACTGATAATATACTCTTCAATTATGTGGGAATCACCGATGAGCAAAGAGAAAATATTCTTCGGGAGGTTGGTTTGCGAACGATCGACGATCCTCTCGACAATAAAAAGAAGGACAACCTCCAAACGATACCGTCAGAGGAACAAGCGATCGAAACTGAGCACTTGCTCAAAGACTTCCTGCTTCAGTTGAGTATGGATCTCTTATCCGAGGATAGCGACGGGATCATTCCAGTCTCAGATATTACGGAGAAAGATAATTTACTCTCCCGCATCGAAGGCGAGTTTGAGCGGCTCTTCGGTGAGCATGCTGACGATCGCCTCGCAGAGGTCGATCAGCTCCTTGGTACCGAGCCACCGGCCGAAGAGGCCTACCCGAACCTGCGAACGTGGCTCGAAGACGATCTCTTCGAGTATCACATCTCGACGTTCGACCGAACGCCGATCCTCTGGCAGTTAACGACCGAGCAGCTCGTTTCCGACCCGGAGGGCGAAGGGTTCGTCTGTCTCGTCGACTACCATCAACTCGACGCGAACGTCTTCGACCAGCTCCAAAACCGCTACCTCGAACCCCGGAAAGCATATCTCCGGGAACAACGGAGCGCGGCCAACCGACGCCGGAGCGACGACTCGCTCTCGACTACCGAGCAGGCAGCAGCCGTCACGGAGTACGAACGATGTGAGAGCGGCCTCGAACAGATCAGTGCATTCGAAGACCGGATGGCTGAACTCGCACAGACCACTCCTCGCGCATGGTCAGAAGCAAATCAGGAACTCGCCGCGGCGACGGCCAAACGGGTCATGGAGTTCCGCGAACGAACGGCCACCCGACTGGAGACGCTTGAGCAACTCGCTGATCTTGACGATGTCGACATGGGTGAGCTGTTTAGCCCAACGTTCTACGAAACCGTCCAAGAGAACCGCGAGGAGTGGCTCGATGCGCTCAACGACCTCGAAACCGCATTCGAAGCCTATGCGAAAGATGGTTCCGAGCCGGTCGAGGCCCACCTGTACGACCTCTTCGAGTACTACCATGACCTTGTGGGATCGTCCCACTACGCGAGCAATGGCATCCTCTTTATGACCTACTACTTCGACAAGTTCGACGATGCTGGCCAGACACAGATCGGCGACGGGGGCGTCTCCGAACGCCAGCGTCTCCTCTCCGAACTGGCGAATGACCTCGGGGACTACCAGGCACTCGCAGACGAGATCGCAGGCGCCTGCGAGGAAATCGCAGCCGACATCTCCTCCGACTGGTCAGACCGGGCCCTGTCAGAAATCACGACCGCTGGCTACCAACCCAACCAAAAGCACGGCGTGGCGATCAACATCACACCCCTCGCGGAGAAGAATATCGTCCCAGTGATTGTCGAAGATAAAATGCTGTAG
- a CDS encoding BREX protein BrxB domain-containing protein, whose translation MTSNRPLHDFIERLADFADGRRGIRNPFVIVPVQPTYERRVADRLTAWARNPHETEGFPEDGTVQVLQLDKLFIQTNVFDLAVDLGEQADPATITDTMQDRLAKELITDMTEEIDAPDHQRHVVILTHLGSLYPFTRASELLDELDRRNVQSTIGIPFPGDIVGGKLNFFSKESRNYYPAHQIDGRIEGVHLQ comes from the coding sequence ATGACGAGTAATCGACCCCTCCACGACTTCATTGAGCGACTCGCCGACTTCGCGGACGGGCGTCGCGGCATTCGGAATCCGTTCGTGATCGTGCCCGTTCAGCCGACGTACGAACGACGTGTCGCCGATCGGCTCACCGCGTGGGCAAGGAATCCCCACGAAACGGAGGGCTTCCCAGAGGACGGAACTGTGCAAGTCCTCCAGCTCGATAAACTGTTCATCCAAACCAACGTGTTCGACCTCGCGGTCGATCTCGGTGAGCAGGCCGACCCGGCGACGATCACGGACACGATGCAAGACCGGCTCGCCAAAGAACTCATCACGGACATGACCGAAGAGATCGATGCTCCAGATCACCAACGACATGTAGTGATCCTAACCCACCTCGGAAGCCTCTACCCGTTCACACGGGCTTCAGAACTCCTCGACGAACTCGACCGTCGTAACGTCCAATCGACGATCGGCATTCCCTTCCCAGGTGACATCGTCGGTGGAAAGTTGAACTTCTTCAGCAAGGAATCGCGCAACTACTACCCGGCACATCAGATCGACGGACGGATCGAAGGGGTGCATCTCCAATGA
- the pglZ gene encoding BREX-5 system phosphatase PglZ: protein MQATQTLPDAAKDTIRREFDHAESDEPIVLWWDDGHYLEDILQQACDELDVHLKIAEETPLDLRTDPVDGEQVWYVPHVKDPEDVEGDYDWFRDIEHTGSEVALSIEDLTVRVFGSEQLQAWELKNATEADSHQQRREIARILHDQLTGGQLPTLEQLRTQIVTGGYTDPVAFILENGWANIDDDRQTVDQMKDLLTSEGVDAVAGETEPTDIVTQTRRWAVAEWLIHAGAAPDLFPSGFRAETAGAHDLPELKSVLNNTATSGVIADQYLGEELWPDVVRELDNPWQLVDCLVDAALERRLWEEWHASFEAGEYEPCLDRADERCEALRGREGYHSEYRGAYGPDNAWTQTWEQATEIARLAHRFDTWNERATDDIVSLYADEDDGTWQIDNAVLNLVVSGEPETNLPDAHPATETLADLRTHLQSEYVKYLEDLGDLVAETVEAGAPFVNEDHTYQFFTKESTGLESGQSVALFVIDALRFDLARRLVDQLREHIATLPADAPEFAIEESVWLGTLPSSTKFGKAALTPGEVQMFDISLVNGDLQPLRNNRHVTSNRRGSLLDSDGWTVTREEDDGWQSPRVAYYENDIDDMGEKGLSDIEELLARRVESLADFIGEKLEQGEWDQAYILTDHGFVLLPQQFTPERIDRPAEATDSGRRWIAGEDMDEDNPGVLLDASTRLGYLDANVSILTSPLKYFRKRGRDDARFYHSGLLPQEFVLNFISITKG from the coding sequence ATGCAAGCAACTCAGACCCTCCCCGACGCCGCGAAAGACACTATCCGGCGAGAGTTCGACCATGCCGAGTCGGACGAGCCGATCGTGCTCTGGTGGGATGATGGACACTACCTTGAAGACATCCTTCAGCAGGCCTGCGACGAACTCGACGTCCACCTAAAGATTGCCGAGGAGACACCGTTGGACCTCCGCACTGATCCCGTCGATGGCGAGCAGGTTTGGTACGTCCCACACGTCAAAGACCCCGAAGACGTCGAGGGAGACTATGACTGGTTTCGCGACATCGAACACACGGGCAGCGAAGTAGCGTTGAGTATCGAAGACCTCACCGTCCGCGTCTTTGGGAGCGAACAGCTCCAGGCGTGGGAACTAAAAAACGCCACCGAAGCTGACAGCCACCAACAGCGACGGGAAATTGCACGGATCCTCCACGACCAACTGACTGGCGGTCAACTCCCGACGCTCGAACAACTCCGCACCCAGATCGTTACCGGCGGCTACACCGATCCTGTGGCGTTCATTCTGGAGAACGGCTGGGCCAACATCGACGACGACCGCCAGACCGTCGACCAGATGAAGGACTTGCTGACCAGCGAAGGCGTCGACGCGGTCGCCGGCGAAACTGAGCCGACAGATATTGTTACACAGACCCGTCGCTGGGCCGTCGCTGAGTGGCTCATTCACGCTGGAGCTGCTCCCGACCTGTTTCCCAGCGGGTTCCGCGCTGAGACGGCTGGGGCCCACGATCTCCCGGAACTCAAGTCTGTACTGAACAACACAGCTACTTCCGGCGTTATCGCCGACCAATACCTCGGCGAAGAGCTGTGGCCCGACGTCGTTCGAGAGTTGGACAACCCGTGGCAGCTCGTAGATTGTCTCGTCGACGCCGCACTCGAACGACGACTCTGGGAGGAGTGGCATGCGTCCTTCGAGGCTGGCGAGTACGAACCGTGCCTTGACCGGGCTGACGAGCGATGCGAGGCACTTCGCGGGAGGGAGGGTTACCATAGCGAGTACCGGGGTGCATACGGCCCCGACAACGCGTGGACACAGACGTGGGAGCAGGCCACCGAGATTGCTCGCCTCGCCCACCGGTTCGACACGTGGAACGAGCGTGCAACCGACGACATCGTCTCCCTCTATGCCGACGAGGACGATGGAACGTGGCAGATCGACAACGCTGTGCTCAATCTCGTCGTTTCCGGCGAACCCGAGACAAACCTTCCCGATGCCCACCCGGCGACAGAGACCCTCGCCGATCTCCGTACTCACCTTCAGTCGGAGTACGTCAAGTATCTCGAAGACCTCGGTGACCTCGTCGCCGAGACCGTTGAGGCTGGTGCTCCGTTTGTCAACGAAGACCACACCTATCAGTTCTTCACCAAGGAATCCACTGGGCTCGAAAGCGGCCAGTCCGTTGCGCTGTTTGTCATCGACGCACTCCGATTCGATCTTGCTCGCCGACTCGTGGACCAACTGCGCGAACATATCGCAACCTTGCCAGCTGATGCGCCTGAGTTTGCAATCGAGGAGAGCGTCTGGCTCGGCACGCTCCCTTCGTCGACGAAATTCGGAAAGGCCGCACTCACGCCGGGCGAAGTCCAGATGTTCGATATCTCGCTCGTCAACGGTGACCTACAGCCGCTCCGGAACAATCGTCACGTCACGTCGAATCGGCGTGGGTCGTTGCTGGATAGCGACGGCTGGACGGTTACCCGTGAGGAAGACGACGGTTGGCAGTCCCCCCGTGTGGCCTACTACGAAAACGACATCGACGACATGGGGGAGAAGGGACTCAGCGACATCGAGGAATTGCTTGCTCGACGCGTCGAGAGCCTTGCCGACTTCATCGGGGAAAAACTCGAACAGGGCGAGTGGGATCAAGCGTACATCCTAACCGACCACGGGTTCGTCCTGCTGCCTCAGCAGTTCACGCCAGAGCGGATCGATCGACCGGCAGAAGCAACGGACTCGGGACGGCGATGGATTGCCGGCGAAGACATGGATGAGGACAATCCGGGGGTGTTACTCGATGCAAGCACTCGGCTTGGGTATCTGGACGCCAACGTCAGCATCCTTACTAGTCCGCTTAAGTACTTCAGAAAGCGCGGTCGCGATGATGCTCGCTTCTACCACAGCGGACTGTTACCACAAGAGTTCGTGCTGAACTTCATTAGCATTACGAAGGGCTGA
- a CDS encoding ATP-dependent nuclease: MAMITIDTFEVKNYKPIQDSGPINIGDITTFIGKNDAGKSSFLEALSIFLDGGKPENEHFHKCEAESISFIAKLAEVPTDLEDVLTEDYLPDVNETFTIEKEFTRRDGTTPKAETYVNGEKMAKGAVVVDGEELYKAKSRNFIWEYFPEPLPIFAERDVNEETKLKGGTFLNKLLMPVLKGGGLHDEIDQQIEELKHSLEETSEGIGERLTEYMQAHLADVEKVNMRPGSIQISKAISPKIHLEDKHLSESIDVHERGSGVGSLLLLSMMQAYVDLQVGEGYMLLFEEPGNFLHPAAERKMLDALRSIADSGGQVVITTHSQVFIDNRTAAEMYITRRDSGITTFERIEEDAFKAVDEIGARNSDILQSDFVIYVEGPSDVKILETIADSYYDNWQEHNITIQHLGGTGNISHCKPRKLKKINRHFAFLLDSDRKDREDELKPKVAQLREHAESAGIDCHVLEHREIENYFYPDGIGEVLSISVSRDDITEFCDVEGKVNQMVAEQNMPPGVENSGCYKKIEHGKQIIEWMYENGKSIEEIEGFLDSCVEQANA, translated from the coding sequence ATGGCAATGATCACGATTGACACATTCGAGGTCAAAAATTACAAACCAATTCAGGATTCAGGCCCAATCAACATCGGTGATATAACGACTTTCATCGGGAAAAACGATGCTGGCAAATCATCTTTCCTTGAGGCACTTTCTATCTTCCTGGATGGTGGTAAACCCGAGAACGAACACTTCCACAAGTGCGAAGCTGAGTCAATTTCATTCATTGCGAAACTTGCAGAAGTCCCCACAGACCTTGAAGATGTACTGACCGAAGATTACCTCCCCGATGTGAATGAGACATTTACAATTGAAAAGGAGTTCACGCGACGGGATGGAACGACGCCTAAAGCCGAAACCTACGTCAATGGCGAAAAAATGGCTAAGGGAGCAGTCGTCGTTGATGGAGAAGAACTCTACAAAGCGAAATCACGGAACTTCATCTGGGAGTATTTCCCAGAGCCACTCCCGATTTTCGCTGAACGTGATGTGAACGAGGAGACAAAGCTGAAGGGTGGTACTTTTCTGAACAAGCTCCTCATGCCAGTTCTAAAAGGCGGTGGACTCCACGACGAAATTGATCAACAAATCGAGGAGCTTAAACATTCACTCGAAGAGACTTCAGAAGGTATTGGGGAGCGGTTGACCGAGTACATGCAGGCACATCTAGCCGACGTTGAAAAGGTGAATATGAGGCCGGGAAGTATCCAAATCAGCAAGGCAATCTCTCCGAAAATTCATCTCGAGGACAAGCATCTCTCCGAGAGTATAGACGTCCATGAGCGTGGGTCAGGTGTGGGAAGTCTCCTTCTTCTATCAATGATGCAAGCCTATGTCGACCTTCAAGTAGGTGAGGGGTATATGCTGCTTTTCGAGGAGCCAGGTAACTTTCTCCATCCAGCAGCCGAACGGAAGATGCTGGACGCATTGCGAAGTATCGCTGATAGCGGTGGCCAGGTAGTAATAACCACGCACTCACAGGTGTTTATCGATAACCGAACGGCCGCAGAGATGTACATCACCCGTCGTGATTCCGGTATCACGACCTTCGAGCGTATTGAGGAGGATGCCTTCAAAGCAGTCGATGAGATCGGGGCACGGAACAGCGACATCCTCCAGAGTGACTTCGTAATCTACGTAGAGGGCCCATCCGACGTAAAGATCCTCGAAACAATTGCCGATTCGTATTACGATAACTGGCAAGAACATAACATCACCATCCAACATCTCGGTGGAACAGGTAATATCAGTCATTGTAAGCCAAGAAAATTAAAGAAGATAAACCGCCACTTCGCGTTCCTGTTGGATAGTGACAGGAAAGACAGAGAAGATGAACTTAAGCCAAAAGTGGCGCAATTGAGAGAGCATGCTGAAAGCGCTGGGATTGACTGTCATGTTCTGGAACACAGAGAGATAGAGAACTACTTCTATCCTGACGGGATCGGCGAAGTGTTATCCATTTCTGTTTCTAGAGACGACATTACTGAATTCTGTGACGTTGAGGGGAAGGTTAACCAGATGGTGGCGGAGCAGAATATGCCTCCCGGGGTCGAGAATTCAGGCTGTTACAAGAAGATAGAACACGGAAAGCAGATAATCGAGTGGATGTATGAGAACGGAAAATCGATCGAGGAGATTGAAGGGTTCCTCGATTCTTGTGTAGAACAGGCGAACGCATAG